A window from Gossypium raimondii isolate GPD5lz chromosome 7, ASM2569854v1, whole genome shotgun sequence encodes these proteins:
- the LOC105799871 gene encoding heterogeneous nuclear ribonucleoprotein 1, which translates to MSENGKLFIGGISWDTNEQRLKEYFDSYGEVVEAVIMKDRTTGRARGFGFVVFADPAVSDRVIKEKHNIDGRMVEAKKAVPRDEQNIMSRSTSSIHGSLGPGRARKIFVGGLASTVTESDFKKYFDQFGNITDVVVMYDHNTQRPRGFGFISYDSEEAVDQVLLKKFHELNGKMVEVKRAVPKELSPVSSRSSLGGFNYGMNSVNSFLNGYAQGFTPSNVGGYGLGMDGRFSPIASGRSGFPPFGSGYGMGMNFEPGLNPNFGNSANFSSNMSYGRGLSPYYIGNTSRFASPIGYDGRSGGNTSFFSSMTRNLLGNGGINYNTNVVSSSACMGSGSGSIGGSVFGNRINWGSSGSPSHGGGIDVSSNSLNFGYGSGYNRFGLETAGYGRNSGTNLVATSSYAASNGGYDGAFVDLYSGASVYGDTAWRSSMFERDGFHSFGYGLGSATSDVLGKSSPTYVGGYSVSKRQENRGKTCHLASYVHSLNDFRLKNLP; encoded by the exons ATGTCTGAAAATGGTAAACTATTTATCGGTGGGATATCTTGGGACACCAATGAACAGCGTCTCAAAGAGTATTTCGATAGTTATGGTGAAGTGGTAGAGGCAGTGATCATGAAGGATCGGACCACAGGGCGTGCTCGTGGTTTTGGTTTCGTTGTTTTCGCCGACCCAGCTGTTTCTGATAGAGTCATCAAGGAGAAACACAACATTGATGGCAGGATG GTTGAGGCAAAGAAGGCAGTTCCTAGGGATGAGCAAAACATTATGAGTAGAAGCACTAGCAGCATCCATGGTTCTCTAGGTCCAGGCCGGGCAAGAAAGATTTTTGTTGGAGGTTTAGCATCAACTGTCACAGAGAGTGactttaaaaagtattttgatCAGTTTGGAAATATAACAGATGTAGTGGTGATGTATGATCATAACACCCAAAGGCCTAGGGGTTTTGGATTCATTTCTTATGATTCAGAAGAAGCAGTGGACCAAGTGTTGCTAAAAAAATTCCATGAACTGAACGGTAAAATGGTTGAGGTCAAAAGAGCAGTTCCCAAAGAATTATCACCTGTTTCTAGTCGTAGTTCCCTTGGTGGATTTAACTATGGTATGAATAGTGTCAACAGCTTTCTTAATGGCTATGCTCAAGGATTTACTCCAAGCAATGTTGGAGGTTATGGACTTGGGATGGATGGTAGATTCAGTCCAATTGCTAGTGGTCGAAGCGGGTTTCCTCCTTTTGGTTCTGGTTATGGAATGGGCATGAACTTTGAGCCAGGGTTGAACccaaattttggaaatagtgCAAATTTTAGTAGTAATATGAGCTATGGACGAGGATTAAGTCCTTACTATATTGGAAATACAAGTAGATTCGCTAGTCCTATTGGGTATGATGGAAGAAGTGGAGGTAACACTTCCTTTTTCAGCTCAATGACCCGTAATCTTTTAGGAAATGGGGGGATCAATTATAACACAAATGTTGTTAGTTCAAGTGCATGTATGGGATCTGGAAGCGGGAGTATAGGAGGAAGTGTCTTTGGGAACAGGATTAATTGGGGTTCTTCTGGAAGTCCCAGTCATGGTGGAGGGATTGATGTTTCTAGCAATAGTCTGAATTTCGGCTACGGAAGTGGTTATAATAGATTTGGACTGGAAACAGCAGGGTATGGAAGAAATAGTGGGACCAATCTAGTGGCGACATCATCATATGCAGCATCAAATGGTGGCTATGATGGAGCCTTTGTGGACCTGTATAGTGGAGCTTCAGTTTATGGGGATACTGCTTGGAGATCATCAATGTTTGAGCGAGATGGTTTTCATTCCTTTGGGTATGGACTTGGTAGTGCCACTTCTGATGTTTTGGGCAAAAGTTCTCCTACTTATGTCGGGGGTTATAGCGTTAGTAAGAGACAAGAAAATAGAGGTAAGACTTGTCACTTAGCATCCTATGTTCATTCTTTAAACGATTTTAGATTGAAGAATTTGCCATAA